A region of Neovison vison isolate M4711 chromosome 7, ASM_NN_V1, whole genome shotgun sequence DNA encodes the following proteins:
- the LOC122913547 gene encoding olfactory receptor 56B1-like — MSASLKGSNSSKFQVSEFILMGFPGIHSWQHWLSFPLAILYLSAIGANILILITICQDPALQQPMYYFLCILSVVDMGLATTIMPKILAIFWFDAKVISLPECFAQIYAIHCFVGMESGIFLCMAFDRYVAICHPLRYPSIVTNALILKATVFMVLRNGLFVIPVPVLAAQRNYCSRNEIEHCLCSNLGVTSLACDDRRPNSICQLILAWLGMGSDLGLIILSYTLILRSVLRLNSAEAASKALSTCSSHLILILFFYTVVVVISVTHLAEPKAPLIPVLLNVLHNIIPPSLNPIVYALRTKELRESFQKVFCLSLEKNTRHQRPSA; from the coding sequence ATGTCTGCATCTCTGAAAGGCTCTAATAGCTCCAAATTCCAGGTCTCTGAGTTCATCCTGATGGGATTCCCAGGCATTCATAGCTGGCAACACTGGCTCTCCTTTCCATTGGCAATACTCTACCTCTCTGCAATCGGTGCTAACATCCTCATCCTCATCACCATTTGCCAAGACCCTGCCCTTCAGCAGCCTATGTACTATTTTCTATGCATTCTGTCTGTGGTGGACATGGGCCTGGCCACCACCATCATGCCCAAGATCTTGGCCATCTTCTGGTTTGATGCCAAGGTCATCAGCCTCCCTGAGTGCTTTGCTCAGATTTATGCCATTCACTGCtttgttggcatggagtctggTATCTTCCTCTGTATGGCTTTTGACAGATATGTAGCAATTTGTCATCCTCTTCGCTACCCATCAATTGTCACCAATGCCTTAATCTTAAAAGCTACGGTGTTCATGGTACTTAGAAATGGCTTGTTTGTCATTCCGGTGCCTGTGCTTGCAGCCCAGCGTAATTATTGCTCCAGGAATGAGATTGAGCATTGCCTGTGCTCTAACCTTGGGGTCACTAGCCTGGCTTGTGATGACAGGAGGCCAAACAGCATCTGCCAGTTGATTCTGGCATGGCTAGGAATGGGGAGTGACCTAGGTCTCATAATATTGTCATACACTTTGATTCTGCGCTCTGTACTTAGACTGAACTCGGCTGAAGCTGCATCCAAAGCTCTGAGCACTTGTAGCTCCCATCTGATCCTTATTCTCTTCTTCTACACAGTTGTTGTTGTGATTTCAGTAACTCACCTGGCAGAACCCAAAGCTCCTTTGATTCCAGTTCTACTCAACGTGCTGCACAACATCATCCCCCCTTCCCTCAACCCTATAGTTTATGCACTTAGGACTAAAGAACTCAGGGAAAGCTTCCAAAAGGTGTTTTGTTTGAgcctagaaaagaacacaaggCACCAAAGACCTTCTGCATGA
- the LOC122913546 gene encoding olfactory receptor 52N4-like: MLMLNQTDLTPASFILNGIPGLEDMHMWISFPFCSMYAVAVVGNCGLLYLILYEDSLHRPMYYFLAMLSLTDLFICSSTIPKALCIFWFHFKEISFDGCLVQMFFVHTFTGMESGVLMLMALDRYVAICYPLHYSTFLTNSVIAKAGLSTFLRGVLLIIPFTVLTKHLPYCRGNIIPHTYCDHMSVAKLSCGNIKVNVIYGLTVALLIGGFDILCITVSYTMILRAVISLSSADARQKAFSTCTAHICAIVFSYSPAFFSFFSHRFGGHTIPPSCHIIVANIYLLLPPTVNPIVYGVKTKQIRDCVIRITSGSKDVKSQSK; this comes from the coding sequence ATGTTAATGCTAAACCAAACAGACCTGACTCCAGCCTCATTCATCCTTAATGGGATCCCAGGACTGGAGGACATGCACATGTGGATTTCCTTCCCATTCTGCTCCATGTATGCTGTGGCTGTGGTAGGGAATTGTGGGCTCCTCTACCTCATCCTCTATGAGGACTCCCTGCACAGGCCGATGTACTATTTTTTAGCTATGCTTTCCCTAACTGACCTTTTTATATGCTCTAGTACAATTCCTAAAGCTCTCTGCATCTTCTGGTTCCATTTCAAGGAAATCAGCTTTGATGGATGTCTGGTCCAGATGTTTTTTGTCCATACCTTCACAGGGATGGAGTCTGGGGTGCTCATGCTTATGGCCCTGGACCGCTATGTGGCTATCTGTTACCCTTTGCACTACTCTACTTTTCTCACCAATTCTGTTATTGCAAAGGCTGGGCTTTCTACCTTTCTCAGAGGAGTGTTACTCATCATTCCCTTCACTGTCCTCACCAAGCACCTGCCCTACTGCAGAGGGAATATAATTCCCCACACCTACTGTGACCACATGTCTGTAGCCAAATTATCCTGTGGGAATATCAAGGTCAATGTCATTTATGGTCTGACGGTTGCCCTCCTGATTGGGGGCTTTGACATCCTGTGCATCACAGTCTCCTACACCATGATCCTCCGGGCAGTGATCAGCCTCTCTTCAGCAGATGCTCGACAGAAGGCCTTCAGTACCTGCACTGCCCACATCTGTGCCATTGTTTTTTCCTACAGTCcagctttcttctccttcttttcccacCGCTTTGGGGGCCACACAATCCCTCCATCTTGCCACATCATTGTGGCCAATATTTATCTGCTCTTGCCTCCCACTGTGAACCCTATTGTCTATGGGGTGAAAACCAAGCAGATACGAGACTGTGTCATAAGGATCACTTCAGGTTCTAAGGATGTCAAATCCCAGAGCAAATGA
- the LOC122914215 gene encoding olfactory receptor 52N4-like, translating to MLIMLNKTNWIPASFILSGVPGLEDIHMWISFPFCSMYVVAMVGNCGLLYLIRYEDSLHRPMYYFLALLSLTDIAMCSSTIPKALCIFWFHLKEISFGECLVQMFFIHTFTGMDSGVLMLMALDRYVAICYPLRYSTILTNPVIAKVGLATFLRAVLLIIPFTVLTKKLPYCRGNIIPHTYCDHMSVAKLSCGNVKVNAIYGLTVALLIGGFDILCITISYTMILRAVLSLSSADARQKAFSTCTAHICTIVFSYSLAFFSFFSHRFGGHTIPPSCHIIVANIYLLLPPTMNPIVYGVKTKQIRDCVIRILSGSKDIKPQGV from the coding sequence ATGCTAATAATGTTGAATAAAACAAACTGGATCCCGGCCTCATTCATTCTTAGTGGAGTCCCAGGACTGGAAGATATACACATGTGGATTTCCTTCCCATTCTGCTCCATGTATGTGGTGGCCATGGTAGGGAATTGTGGGCTGCTCTACCTCATCCGCTATGAGGATTCATTGCACAGACCCATGTATTACTTTCTAGCCTTGCTTTCCCTAACTGATATTGCCATGTGCTCTAGTACAATTCCTAAAGCTCTCTGCATCTTCTGGTTTCATCTCAAGGAAATCAGCTTTGGTGAATGTCTGGTCCAGATGTTCTTCATCCACACCTTCACTGGAATGGATTCTGGGGTGCTCATGCTTATGGCCCTGGACCGTTATGTGGCTATCTGTTACCCACTGCGTTATTCTACTATCCTCACCAATCCTGTCATTGCAAAAGTCGGACTTGCTACTTTCCTGAGAGCAGTGTTGCTCATCATTCCCTTCACTGTCCTCACCAAGAAACTGCCCTACTGCAGAGGGAATATAATCCCCCACACTTACTGTGACCACATGTCTGTAGCCAAATTATCCTGTGGCAATGTCAAGGTCAATGCCATCTATGGTCTGACGGTTGCCCTCCTGATTGGGGGCTTTGACATTCTGTGCATCACAATCTCCTACACCATGATCCTCCGGGCAGTGCTCAGCCTCTCTTCAGCAGATGCTCGACAGAAGGCCTTCAGCACCTGCACTGCCCACATCTGTACAATTGTTTTCTCCTACAGCCTagcctttttctccttcttttcccacCGCTTTGGGGGCCACACAATCCCTCCATCTTGCCACATCATTGTGGCCAATATTTATCTGCTCTTGCCTCCCACTATGAACCCTATTGTGTATGGGGTGAAAACCAAACAGATACGAGACTGTGTCATAAGGATCCTTTCAGGTTCTAAGGACATCAAACCCCAAGGTGTAtga